One window from the genome of Saimiri boliviensis isolate mSaiBol1 chromosome 2, mSaiBol1.pri, whole genome shotgun sequence encodes:
- the CBLN3 gene encoding cerebellin-3 — protein MLGAKPQWLPGPLHSPGLPLALVLLALGAAWAQEGSEPVLLEGECLVVCEPGRAAAGGPGGAALGEAPPGRVAFAAVRSHHHEPAGETGNGTTGAIYFDQVLVNEGGGFDRASGSFVAPVRGVYSFRFHVVKVYNRQTVQVSLMLNTWPVISAFANDPDVTREAATSSVLLPLDPGDRVSLRLRRGNLLGGWKYSSFSGFLIFPL, from the exons ATGTTGGGAGCCAAGCCACAATGGCTACCAGGTCCCCTACACAGTCCGGGGCTGCCCTTGGCTCTGGTGCTTCTGGCCCTGGGGGCCGCGTGGGCCCAGGAGGGGTCAGAGCCCGTCCTGCTGGAAGGGGAGTGCCTGGTGGTCTGTGAGCCTGGCCGAGCTGCTGCAGGGGGCCCCGGGGGAGCAGCCCTGGGAGAGGCGCCCCCTGGGCGAGTGGCATTTGCTGCGGTCAGAAGCCACCACCATGAGCCAGCAGGGGAAACCGGCAATGGCACCACGGGGGCCATCTACTTCGACCAG GTGCTGGTGAACGAGGGCGGTGGCTTTGACCGGGCCTCGGGCTCCTTCGTAGCCCCTGTCCGGGGTGTCTACAGCTTCCGGTTCCATGTGGTGAAGGTGTACAACCGCCAAACCGTCCAG GTGAGCCTGATGTTGAACACTTggcctgtcatctcagctttTGCCAATGACCCAGACGTGACCCGGGAGGCAGCCACCAGCTCTGTGCTACTGCCCTTGGACCCCGGGGACCGAGTGTCTCTGCGCCTGCGTCGGGGAAATCTACTGGGTGGCTGGAAATACTCAAGCTTCTCTGGCTTCCTCATCTTCCCCCTCTGA
- the KHNYN gene encoding protein KHNYN isoform X4, producing the protein MKPVSRWTGGRQPEFQGSPSRRDSTDGWTWGGWRTWLGAAAMPTWEARPASPDRFAVSAEAETKVREQQPHVERIFSVGVSILPKDCPDNPHIWLQLEGPKENTSRAKEYLKGLCSPELQDEIHYPPKLHCIFLGAQGFFLDCLTWSTSAHLVPREPSSLMISGLTEAFVMAQSRVEELVERLSWDFLPGPSPGASQCPGVLRDFSALLHSPGDAHREALLQLPLAVQEELLSLVQEASSGQGPGALASWEGRSSGLLGAQCQGVRAPPSDGRESLDTGSVGPRESRGARGDSYTVEKGGKQGGPREMAFGWKELPGEEAWERDVGLRPQSVGRGARESAPLKGKTLGKEEATQGGGGVCVHREPPSAHGSCHRAAQSRGASLLQRLHNGNASPPRVPSPPPAPEPPWHCGDRGDWGDGGDRGDKQQATARGRGPHWKRGTRGGNLVTGTQRFKEALQDPFTLCLANVPGQPDLRHIVIDGSNVAMVHGLQHYFSSRGIAIAVQYFWDRGHRDITVFVPQWRFSKDAKVRESHFLQKLHSLSLLSLTPSRVMDGKRISSYDDRFMVRLAEEKDGIIVSNDQFRDLAEESENWMAIIRERLLPFTFVGNLFMVPDDPLGRNGPTLDEFLKKPARTQGPSKAQHPSRVFAEHGKKQQGREEEKGSGGIRKTRETERLRRQLLEVFWGQDHKVDFILQREPYCRDINQLSEALLSLNF; encoded by the exons atgaAGCCGGTCTCCCGCTGGACGGGAGGGCGGCAGCCAGAGTTTCAGGGCAGCCCTTCTAGACGGGACAGCACTGACGGCTGGACCTGGGGGGGATGGAGAACAT GGCTGGGGGCAGCAGCCATGCCTACCTGGGAGGCCCGCCCCGCGTCTCCAGACCGCTTTGCGGTGTCCGCGGAGGCTGAGACCAAGGTTCGGGAACAGCAGCCCCATGTGGAGCGCATCTTCAGCGTTGGGGTGAGCATCCTTCCGAAGGACTGTCCGGACAACCCCCACATCTGGCTGCAGCTGGAGGGCCCCAAGGAAAACACCAGCAGAGCCAAG GAGTACCTGAAGGGCCTCTGCAGCCCAGAACTGCAGGATGAAATCCACTACCCGCCCAAACTGCACTGCATCTTTCTGGGAGCCCAGGGCTTCTTCCTTGACTGCTTGACCTGGAGCACGTCAGCCCATCTGGTGCCCAGGGAGCCCAGCTCACTGATGATCAGTGGTCTGACTGAGGCCTTTGTCATGGCCCAGAGCCGGGTAGAAGAGCTGGTGGAGCGGCTGAGCTGGGACTTCCTGCCGGGACCATCCCCCGGAGCCTCTCAGTGTCCTGGAGTGCTGAGAGACTTCTCTGCCCTGCTGCATTCCCCTGGAGATGCCCACAGAGAGGCCCTGCTGCAGTTGCCGCTGGCTGTCCAGGAGGAGCTGCTGAGTCTGGTGCAGGAGGCATCCAGTGGGCAGGGGCCAGGAGCATTGGCTTCTTGGGAGGGGAGGAGCTCAGGCTTGCTGGGTGCTCAGTGCCAAGGAGTGAGAGCTCCCCCTAGTGACGGCAGGGAGTCCCTGGACACTGGATCTGTGGGACCCAGAGAGTCCAGGGGAGCAAGGGGAGACAGTTACACtgtggagaagggagggaaacaGGGTGGTCCCAGGGAGATGGCATTTGGGTGGAAGGAGTTGCCTGGGGAAGAGGCCTGGGAGAGAGACGTGGGGCTCAGGCCACAGTCAGTGGGTCGAGGGGCAAGGGAATCAGCACCCCTGAAAGGGAAGACCCTGGGAAAGGAGGAGGCAactcagggaggaggaggggtgtgTGTCCACCGTGAGCCTCCCAGTGCCCATGGCTCTTGTCACAGGGCAGCTCAGTCTCGAGGAGCCTCCCTCCTCCAGCGGCTCCACAATGGGAATGCCTCTCCTCCAAGGGTGCCCAGCCCTCCACCTGCGCCAGAACCCCCATGGCACTGTGGAGACCGGGGTGACTGGGGAGACGGAGGGGATAGGGGAGACAAGCAGCAGGCCACGGCACGAGGTCGGGGGCCTCACTGGAAACGAGGTACCCGAGGGGGCAACTTGGTGACTGGCACACAGCGTTTCAAGGAGGCCCTGCAGGACCCTTTCACCCTGTGCCTtgccaatgtgcctggccagCCAGACCTCCGCCATATTGTCATTGACGGCAGCAACGTGGCCATGGT GCATGGCCTCCAGCACTACTTCTCCAGTCGGGGCATTGCCATTGCTGTGCAGTACTTCTGGGACCGTGGCCACCGTGACATAACTGTCTTTGTGCCTCAGTGGCGCTTCAGTAAGGATGCCAAAGTTAGAG agagtCACTTCCTGCAAAAGCTGCATTCCCTCAGCCTGCTCTCCCTCACACCCTCACGAGTCATGGATGGCAAGAGGATCTCCTCCTATGATGACAG GTTCATGGTGAGGCTGGCTGAAGAGAAAGATGGGATAATTGTCTCCAATGATCAGTTCCGGGACCTGGCGGAGGAGTCTGAGAACTGGATGGCAATCATCAGAGAACG CCTGCTGCCCTTTACCTTTGTGGGAAACCTCTTCATGGTACCTGATGACCCACTGGGGCGAAACGGCCCCACCCTGGATGAATTTCTGAAGAAGCCAGCCAG GACACAGGGGCCTTCTAAGGCTCAGCATCCTTCCAGGGTCTTTGCAGAACATGGTAAAAAGCAgcaggggagagaagaggaaaaaggtaGTGGTGGCATTCGGAAGACCCGGGAAACAGAGCGGCTCCGACGCCAGCTGCTGGAGGTGTTTTGGGGTCAGGATCACAAGGTGGACTTTATCCTGCAGCGGGAGCCATACTGCCGGGACATTAACCAACTGTCTGAGGCCCTGCTCAGTCTCAACTTTTGA
- the KHNYN gene encoding protein KHNYN isoform X2 has translation MPTWEARPASPDRFAVSAEAETKVREQQPHVERIFSVGVSILPKDCPDNPHIWLQLEGPKENTSRAKEYLKGLCSPELQDEIHYPPKLHCIFLGAQGFFLDCLTWSTSAHLVPREPSSLMISGLTEAFVMAQSRVEELVERLSWDFLPGPSPGASQCPGVLRDFSALLHSPGDAHREALLQLPLAVQEELLSLVQEASSGQGPGALASWEGRSSGLLGAQCQGVRAPPSDGRESLDTGSVGPRESRGARGDSYTVEKGGKQGGPREMAFGWKELPGEEAWERDVGLRPQSVGRGARESAPLKGKTLGKEEATQGGGGVCVHREPPSAHGSCHRAAQSRGASLLQRLHNGNASPPRVPSPPPAPEPPWHCGDRGDWGDGGDRGDKQQATARGRGPHWKRGTRGGNLVTGTQRFKEALQDPFTLCLANVPGQPDLRHIVIDGSNVAMVHGLQHYFSSRGIAIAVQYFWDRGHRDITVFVPQWRFSKDAKVRESHFLQKLHSLSLLSLTPSRVMDGKRISSYDDRFMVRLAEEKDGIIVSNDQFRDLAEESENWMAIIRERLLPFTFVGNLFMVPDDPLGRNGPTLDEFLKKPARTQGPSKAQHPSRVFAEHGKKQQGREEEKGSGGIRKTRETERLRRQLLEVFWGQDHKVDFILQREPYCRDINQLSEALLSLNF, from the exons ATGCCTACCTGGGAGGCCCGCCCCGCGTCTCCAGACCGCTTTGCGGTGTCCGCGGAGGCTGAGACCAAGGTTCGGGAACAGCAGCCCCATGTGGAGCGCATCTTCAGCGTTGGGGTGAGCATCCTTCCGAAGGACTGTCCGGACAACCCCCACATCTGGCTGCAGCTGGAGGGCCCCAAGGAAAACACCAGCAGAGCCAAG GAGTACCTGAAGGGCCTCTGCAGCCCAGAACTGCAGGATGAAATCCACTACCCGCCCAAACTGCACTGCATCTTTCTGGGAGCCCAGGGCTTCTTCCTTGACTGCTTGACCTGGAGCACGTCAGCCCATCTGGTGCCCAGGGAGCCCAGCTCACTGATGATCAGTGGTCTGACTGAGGCCTTTGTCATGGCCCAGAGCCGGGTAGAAGAGCTGGTGGAGCGGCTGAGCTGGGACTTCCTGCCGGGACCATCCCCCGGAGCCTCTCAGTGTCCTGGAGTGCTGAGAGACTTCTCTGCCCTGCTGCATTCCCCTGGAGATGCCCACAGAGAGGCCCTGCTGCAGTTGCCGCTGGCTGTCCAGGAGGAGCTGCTGAGTCTGGTGCAGGAGGCATCCAGTGGGCAGGGGCCAGGAGCATTGGCTTCTTGGGAGGGGAGGAGCTCAGGCTTGCTGGGTGCTCAGTGCCAAGGAGTGAGAGCTCCCCCTAGTGACGGCAGGGAGTCCCTGGACACTGGATCTGTGGGACCCAGAGAGTCCAGGGGAGCAAGGGGAGACAGTTACACtgtggagaagggagggaaacaGGGTGGTCCCAGGGAGATGGCATTTGGGTGGAAGGAGTTGCCTGGGGAAGAGGCCTGGGAGAGAGACGTGGGGCTCAGGCCACAGTCAGTGGGTCGAGGGGCAAGGGAATCAGCACCCCTGAAAGGGAAGACCCTGGGAAAGGAGGAGGCAactcagggaggaggaggggtgtgTGTCCACCGTGAGCCTCCCAGTGCCCATGGCTCTTGTCACAGGGCAGCTCAGTCTCGAGGAGCCTCCCTCCTCCAGCGGCTCCACAATGGGAATGCCTCTCCTCCAAGGGTGCCCAGCCCTCCACCTGCGCCAGAACCCCCATGGCACTGTGGAGACCGGGGTGACTGGGGAGACGGAGGGGATAGGGGAGACAAGCAGCAGGCCACGGCACGAGGTCGGGGGCCTCACTGGAAACGAGGTACCCGAGGGGGCAACTTGGTGACTGGCACACAGCGTTTCAAGGAGGCCCTGCAGGACCCTTTCACCCTGTGCCTtgccaatgtgcctggccagCCAGACCTCCGCCATATTGTCATTGACGGCAGCAACGTGGCCATGGT GCATGGCCTCCAGCACTACTTCTCCAGTCGGGGCATTGCCATTGCTGTGCAGTACTTCTGGGACCGTGGCCACCGTGACATAACTGTCTTTGTGCCTCAGTGGCGCTTCAGTAAGGATGCCAAAGTTAGAG agagtCACTTCCTGCAAAAGCTGCATTCCCTCAGCCTGCTCTCCCTCACACCCTCACGAGTCATGGATGGCAAGAGGATCTCCTCCTATGATGACAG GTTCATGGTGAGGCTGGCTGAAGAGAAAGATGGGATAATTGTCTCCAATGATCAGTTCCGGGACCTGGCGGAGGAGTCTGAGAACTGGATGGCAATCATCAGAGAACG CCTGCTGCCCTTTACCTTTGTGGGAAACCTCTTCATGGTACCTGATGACCCACTGGGGCGAAACGGCCCCACCCTGGATGAATTTCTGAAGAAGCCAGCCAG GACACAGGGGCCTTCTAAGGCTCAGCATCCTTCCAGGGTCTTTGCAGAACATGGTAAAAAGCAgcaggggagagaagaggaaaaaggtaGTGGTGGCATTCGGAAGACCCGGGAAACAGAGCGGCTCCGACGCCAGCTGCTGGAGGTGTTTTGGGGTCAGGATCACAAGGTGGACTTTATCCTGCAGCGGGAGCCATACTGCCGGGACATTAACCAACTGTCTGAGGCCCTGCTCAGTCTCAACTTTTGA
- the KHNYN gene encoding protein KHNYN isoform X1, with protein MPTWEARPASPDRFAVSAEAETKVREQQPHVERIFSVGVSILPKDCPDNPHIWLQLEGPKENTSRAKEYLKGLCSPELQDEIHYPPKLHCIFLGAQGFFLDCLTWSTSAHLVPREPSSLMISGLTEAFVMAQSRVEELVERLSWDFLPGPSPGASQCPGVLRDFSALLHSPGDAHREALLQLPLAVQEELLSLVQEASSGQGPGALASWEGRSSGLLGAQCQGVRAPPSDGRESLDTGSVGPRESRGARGDSYTVEKGGKQGGPREMAFGWKELPGEEAWERDVGLRPQSVGRGARESAPLKGKTLGKEEATQGGGGVCVHREPPSAHGSCHRAAQSRGASLLQRLHNGNASPPRVPSPPPAPEPPWHCGDRGDWGDGGDRGDKQQATARGRGPHWKRGTRGGNLVTGTQRFKEALQDPFTLCLANVPGQPDLRHIVIDGSNVAMVHGLQHYFSSRGIAIAVQYFWDRGHRDITVFVPQWRFSKDAKVRESHFLQKLHSLSLLSLTPSRVMDGKRISSYDDSCCGFGDRFMVRLAEEKDGIIVSNDQFRDLAEESENWMAIIRERLLPFTFVGNLFMVPDDPLGRNGPTLDEFLKKPARTQGPSKAQHPSRVFAEHGKKQQGREEEKGSGGIRKTRETERLRRQLLEVFWGQDHKVDFILQREPYCRDINQLSEALLSLNF; from the exons ATGCCTACCTGGGAGGCCCGCCCCGCGTCTCCAGACCGCTTTGCGGTGTCCGCGGAGGCTGAGACCAAGGTTCGGGAACAGCAGCCCCATGTGGAGCGCATCTTCAGCGTTGGGGTGAGCATCCTTCCGAAGGACTGTCCGGACAACCCCCACATCTGGCTGCAGCTGGAGGGCCCCAAGGAAAACACCAGCAGAGCCAAG GAGTACCTGAAGGGCCTCTGCAGCCCAGAACTGCAGGATGAAATCCACTACCCGCCCAAACTGCACTGCATCTTTCTGGGAGCCCAGGGCTTCTTCCTTGACTGCTTGACCTGGAGCACGTCAGCCCATCTGGTGCCCAGGGAGCCCAGCTCACTGATGATCAGTGGTCTGACTGAGGCCTTTGTCATGGCCCAGAGCCGGGTAGAAGAGCTGGTGGAGCGGCTGAGCTGGGACTTCCTGCCGGGACCATCCCCCGGAGCCTCTCAGTGTCCTGGAGTGCTGAGAGACTTCTCTGCCCTGCTGCATTCCCCTGGAGATGCCCACAGAGAGGCCCTGCTGCAGTTGCCGCTGGCTGTCCAGGAGGAGCTGCTGAGTCTGGTGCAGGAGGCATCCAGTGGGCAGGGGCCAGGAGCATTGGCTTCTTGGGAGGGGAGGAGCTCAGGCTTGCTGGGTGCTCAGTGCCAAGGAGTGAGAGCTCCCCCTAGTGACGGCAGGGAGTCCCTGGACACTGGATCTGTGGGACCCAGAGAGTCCAGGGGAGCAAGGGGAGACAGTTACACtgtggagaagggagggaaacaGGGTGGTCCCAGGGAGATGGCATTTGGGTGGAAGGAGTTGCCTGGGGAAGAGGCCTGGGAGAGAGACGTGGGGCTCAGGCCACAGTCAGTGGGTCGAGGGGCAAGGGAATCAGCACCCCTGAAAGGGAAGACCCTGGGAAAGGAGGAGGCAactcagggaggaggaggggtgtgTGTCCACCGTGAGCCTCCCAGTGCCCATGGCTCTTGTCACAGGGCAGCTCAGTCTCGAGGAGCCTCCCTCCTCCAGCGGCTCCACAATGGGAATGCCTCTCCTCCAAGGGTGCCCAGCCCTCCACCTGCGCCAGAACCCCCATGGCACTGTGGAGACCGGGGTGACTGGGGAGACGGAGGGGATAGGGGAGACAAGCAGCAGGCCACGGCACGAGGTCGGGGGCCTCACTGGAAACGAGGTACCCGAGGGGGCAACTTGGTGACTGGCACACAGCGTTTCAAGGAGGCCCTGCAGGACCCTTTCACCCTGTGCCTtgccaatgtgcctggccagCCAGACCTCCGCCATATTGTCATTGACGGCAGCAACGTGGCCATGGT GCATGGCCTCCAGCACTACTTCTCCAGTCGGGGCATTGCCATTGCTGTGCAGTACTTCTGGGACCGTGGCCACCGTGACATAACTGTCTTTGTGCCTCAGTGGCGCTTCAGTAAGGATGCCAAAGTTAGAG agagtCACTTCCTGCAAAAGCTGCATTCCCTCAGCCTGCTCTCCCTCACACCCTCACGAGTCATGGATGGCAAGAGGATCTCCTCCTATGATGACAG TTGCTGTGGTTTTGGAGACAGGTTCATGGTGAGGCTGGCTGAAGAGAAAGATGGGATAATTGTCTCCAATGATCAGTTCCGGGACCTGGCGGAGGAGTCTGAGAACTGGATGGCAATCATCAGAGAACG CCTGCTGCCCTTTACCTTTGTGGGAAACCTCTTCATGGTACCTGATGACCCACTGGGGCGAAACGGCCCCACCCTGGATGAATTTCTGAAGAAGCCAGCCAG GACACAGGGGCCTTCTAAGGCTCAGCATCCTTCCAGGGTCTTTGCAGAACATGGTAAAAAGCAgcaggggagagaagaggaaaaaggtaGTGGTGGCATTCGGAAGACCCGGGAAACAGAGCGGCTCCGACGCCAGCTGCTGGAGGTGTTTTGGGGTCAGGATCACAAGGTGGACTTTATCCTGCAGCGGGAGCCATACTGCCGGGACATTAACCAACTGTCTGAGGCCCTGCTCAGTCTCAACTTTTGA
- the KHNYN gene encoding protein KHNYN isoform X3 — protein MPTWEARPASPDRFAVSAEAETKVREQQPHVERIFSVGVSILPKDCPDNPHIWLQLEGPKENTSRAKEYLKGLCSPELQDEIHYPPKLHCIFLGAQGFFLDCLTWSTSAHLVPREPSSLMISGLTEAFVMAQSRVEELVERLSWDFLPGPSPGASQCPGVLRDFSALLHSPGDAHREALLQLPLAVQEELLSLVQEASSGQGPGALASWEGRSSGLLGAQCQGVRAPPSDGRESLDTGSVGPRESRGARGDSYTVEKGGKQGGPREMAFGWKELPGEEAWERDVGLRPQSVGRGARESAPLKGKTLGKEEATQGGGGVCVHREPPSAHGSCHRAAQSRGASLLQRLHNGNASPPRVPSPPPAPEPPWHCGDRGDWGDGGDRGDKQQATARGRGPHWKRGTRGGNLVTGTQRFKEALQDPFTLCLANVPGQPDLRHIVIDGSNVAMVHGLQHYFSSRGIAIAVQYFWDRGHRDITVFVPQWRFSKDAKVRESHFLQKLHSLSLLSLTPSRVMDGKRISSYDDRCHRLPKIWNLLSTPALKQN, from the exons ATGCCTACCTGGGAGGCCCGCCCCGCGTCTCCAGACCGCTTTGCGGTGTCCGCGGAGGCTGAGACCAAGGTTCGGGAACAGCAGCCCCATGTGGAGCGCATCTTCAGCGTTGGGGTGAGCATCCTTCCGAAGGACTGTCCGGACAACCCCCACATCTGGCTGCAGCTGGAGGGCCCCAAGGAAAACACCAGCAGAGCCAAG GAGTACCTGAAGGGCCTCTGCAGCCCAGAACTGCAGGATGAAATCCACTACCCGCCCAAACTGCACTGCATCTTTCTGGGAGCCCAGGGCTTCTTCCTTGACTGCTTGACCTGGAGCACGTCAGCCCATCTGGTGCCCAGGGAGCCCAGCTCACTGATGATCAGTGGTCTGACTGAGGCCTTTGTCATGGCCCAGAGCCGGGTAGAAGAGCTGGTGGAGCGGCTGAGCTGGGACTTCCTGCCGGGACCATCCCCCGGAGCCTCTCAGTGTCCTGGAGTGCTGAGAGACTTCTCTGCCCTGCTGCATTCCCCTGGAGATGCCCACAGAGAGGCCCTGCTGCAGTTGCCGCTGGCTGTCCAGGAGGAGCTGCTGAGTCTGGTGCAGGAGGCATCCAGTGGGCAGGGGCCAGGAGCATTGGCTTCTTGGGAGGGGAGGAGCTCAGGCTTGCTGGGTGCTCAGTGCCAAGGAGTGAGAGCTCCCCCTAGTGACGGCAGGGAGTCCCTGGACACTGGATCTGTGGGACCCAGAGAGTCCAGGGGAGCAAGGGGAGACAGTTACACtgtggagaagggagggaaacaGGGTGGTCCCAGGGAGATGGCATTTGGGTGGAAGGAGTTGCCTGGGGAAGAGGCCTGGGAGAGAGACGTGGGGCTCAGGCCACAGTCAGTGGGTCGAGGGGCAAGGGAATCAGCACCCCTGAAAGGGAAGACCCTGGGAAAGGAGGAGGCAactcagggaggaggaggggtgtgTGTCCACCGTGAGCCTCCCAGTGCCCATGGCTCTTGTCACAGGGCAGCTCAGTCTCGAGGAGCCTCCCTCCTCCAGCGGCTCCACAATGGGAATGCCTCTCCTCCAAGGGTGCCCAGCCCTCCACCTGCGCCAGAACCCCCATGGCACTGTGGAGACCGGGGTGACTGGGGAGACGGAGGGGATAGGGGAGACAAGCAGCAGGCCACGGCACGAGGTCGGGGGCCTCACTGGAAACGAGGTACCCGAGGGGGCAACTTGGTGACTGGCACACAGCGTTTCAAGGAGGCCCTGCAGGACCCTTTCACCCTGTGCCTtgccaatgtgcctggccagCCAGACCTCCGCCATATTGTCATTGACGGCAGCAACGTGGCCATGGT GCATGGCCTCCAGCACTACTTCTCCAGTCGGGGCATTGCCATTGCTGTGCAGTACTTCTGGGACCGTGGCCACCGTGACATAACTGTCTTTGTGCCTCAGTGGCGCTTCAGTAAGGATGCCAAAGTTAGAG agagtCACTTCCTGCAAAAGCTGCATTCCCTCAGCCTGCTCTCCCTCACACCCTCACGAGTCATGGATGGCAAGAGGATCTCCTCCTATGATGACAG ATGTCACAGATTACCCAAGATATGGAACCTTCTTTCCACACCTGCATTGAAACAGAATTGA